A genomic stretch from Capricornis sumatraensis isolate serow.1 chromosome 4, serow.2, whole genome shotgun sequence includes:
- the SP7 gene encoding transcription factor Sp7 — protein sequence MASSLLEEEAHYGSSPLAMLTAACSKFGSSSPLRDSTTLGKAGTKKPYSVTSDLSASKTMGDAYPAPFSSTNGLLSPPGSPPAPTSGYANDYPPFSHSFPGPTGTQDPGLLVPKGHSSSDCLPSVYTSLDMAHPYGSWYKAGIHAGISPGPGNAPTPWWDMHPGGNWLGGGQGQGDGLQGTLPAGPAQPPLNPQLPTYPSDFAPLNPAPYPAPHLLQPGPQHVLPQDVYKPKAVGNSGQLEGSGGAKPPRGAGTGGSAGYGSSGAGRSSCDCPNCQELERLGAAAAGLRKKPIHSCHIPGCGKVYGKASHLKAHLRWHTGERPFVCNWLFCGKRFTRSDELERHVRTHTREKKFTCLLCSKRFTRSDHLSKHQRTHGEPGPGPPASGPKELGEGRSAGEEEASQTPRPSASPAPPEKAPEGSPEQSNLLEI from the coding sequence gaGGAAGCTCACTATGGCTCCAGCCCCCTGGCCATGCTGACAGCGGCGTGCAGTAAATTTGGCAGCTCTAGCCCTCTGCGGGACTCCACGACACTGGGCAAAGCAGGCACAAAGAAGCCATACTCTGTGACCAGTGACCTTTCAGCCTCCAAAACCATGGGGGATGCTTACCCAGcccccttctccagcaccaatgGGCTCCTCTCCCCCCCAGGCAGCCCTCCAGCACCCACCTCGGGCTATGCCAATGACTACCCTCCCTTTTCCCACTCGTTCCCAGGGCCCACGGGCACCCAGGACCCTGGGCTCCTAGTGCCCAAGGGGCACAGCTCTTCTGACTGCCTGCCCAGTGTCTACACCTCTCTGGACATGGCACACCCCTATGGCTCCTGGTACAAGGCAGGCATCCACGCAGGCATCTCACCGGGCCCAGGCAATGCTCCTACCCCTTGGTGGGACATGCATCCTGGGGGCAACTGGCTCGGTGGCGGGCAGGGCCAGGGTGATGGGCTGCAAGGGACACTGCCTGCAGGCCCTGCTCAGCCTCCATTGAACCCCCAGCTGCCCACCTACCCGTCTGACTTTGCCCCCCTTAATCCAGCCCCCTATCCAGCTCCCCACCTCCTGCAGCCAGGGCCCCAGCATGTCTTGCCCCAGGATGTCTATAAACCCAAGGCAGTGGGCAACAGTGGGCAGCTGGAGGGGAGCGGTGGAGCCAAACCCCCCCGGGGTGCAGGCACAGGGGGCAGTGCTGGCTACGGGAGCAGCGGAGCAGGGCGCTCCTCCTGTGACTGCCCCAACTGCCAGGAGCTGGAGCGCCTGGGCGCTGCCGCAGCCGGGCTGCGAAAGAAGCCGATCCACAGTTGCCACATCCCGGGCTGTGGCAAGGTGTACGGCAAGGCCTCCCATCTGAAGGCCCACCTGCGCTGGCACACGGGAGAGAGGCCTTTCGTCTGCAACTGGCTCTTCTGCGGCAAGAGGTTCACCCGTTCGGACGAGCTGGAGCGCCACGTGCGCACTCACACCCGGGAGAAGAAGTTCACCTGCCTGCTCTGCTCCAAGCGCTTTACCCGAAGCGACCACCTGAGCAAACATCAACGCACCCACGGCGAGCCAGGTCCGGGACCCCCAGCCAGCGGCCccaaggagctgggggagggccgCAGCGCTGGCGAAGAAGAGGCCAGTCAGACGCCCAGACCTTCCGCCTCACCGGCACCCCCAGAAAAAGCCCCTGAAGGCAGTCCGGAGCAGAGCAACCTGCTGGAGATCTGA